A genome region from Pyrenophora tritici-repentis strain M4 chromosome 9, whole genome shotgun sequence includes the following:
- a CDS encoding Dimer-Tnp-hAT domain containing protein produces the protein MIIFGFNKDAYDNDQDEHKTEAAYLQEWRQQGPLSVLIDIINYIQTPQQHDLFADCQRRVNAKAPDQKQEILELNSFYDTFVCAAKLHNPVDEYAQSHIERTMGADAYARSRNNKLPKYILVLELLKEATKRLEARGKAGRFGAIHEVIPVFEAILAVYEQLLKNYESVDYNANSAPEDHLPINLRAAWAKLNAYYTKLDESPAYFAATCLHLYYKNYCENSWRDKPSWLEANNARFKQLWAFYKPQIQRQSRPPVRLSSVINDAINALVNAEPYGIVEVTEMDELERWRRFELRWTQEQFEQGSNPVSYWISLRPKYPNLARMAIDILTIPALSCECERLFSELGDLLEPRRRKIRSQLLSAIQCIRSWRDAGFKPPSDYNSGDITDAEVATIYEICKWDSEA, from the exons ATGATTATCTTCGGCTTTAATAAGGACGCGTACGACAATGATCAGGACGAGCACAAAACAGAGGCAGCCTACCTACAAGAATGGCGGCAGCAAGGTCCGCTTAGTGTACTaatcgatatcatcaacTACATCCAAACCCCGCAACAACACGATCTGTTTGCTGATTGCCAGCGCCGTGTTAACGCTAAGGCTCCCGACCAAAAGCAGGAAATACTCGAGCTC AATAGCTTCTACGACACCTTTGTATGCGCTGCAAAACTCCATAACCCCGTTGACGAGTACGCCCAAAGCCACATCGAAAGGACGATGGGCGCCGACGCGTACGCGCGTAGCCGTAATAACAAGCTGCCTAAA TATATATTAGTGTTGGAGCTACTAAAGGAAGCgacaaaacggcttgaagctCGCGGTAAAGCTGGCCGTTTCGGCGCGATACACGAGGTTATACCCGTCTTCGAAGCTATACTTGCCGTGTACGAGCAGCTACTTAAAAACTACGAAAGCGTGGACTACAATGCCAACAGCGCGCCAGAAGATCACCTTCCTATCAACCTACGCGCAGCTTGGGCAAAGCTTAACGCGTATTACACTAAGCTCGACGAATCACCCGCATACTTTgctgctacctgcctccacctatactacaagaactactgtGAGAATagctggcgcgacaaaccaAGCTGGCTCGAGGCAAACAACGCTAGGTTTAAACAACTTTGGGCGTTCTATAAGCCGCAAATACAGCGCCAAAGTCGCCCACCAGTGCGGCTCTCAAGCGTTATTAATGATGCCATCAACGCGCTCGTCAATGCGGAGCCTTATGGCATTGTTGAGGTGACAGAGATGGATGAGCTGGAGCGTTGGCGACGATTTGAACTCCGCTGGACACAGGAGCAGTTCGAACAAGGTAGTAATCCTGTTAGCTATTGGATAAGCCTACGCCCGAAGTATCCTAACCTAGCGCGTATGGCGATCGATATATTAACAATACCGGCCTTAAGTTGTGAGTGCGAGCGGCTGTTCAGCGAGCTCGGTGATTTATTAGAGCCAAGGCGACGCAAAATTAGGTCACAACTGCTTTCTGCAATACAGTGTATACGAAGCTGGCGCGACGCTGGCTTTAAGCCTCCATCTGATTACAATTCAGGCGACATAACTGACGCTGAGGTAGCTACAATATACGAGATATGCAAGTGGGACAGCGAAGCTTAg
- a CDS encoding Retrotrans-gag domain containing protein yields the protein MSSPGDTDMTTNDSNQLLQSLLQRLEDMSTRMERLEAPSHELPQTPGHNTDATTDPTPTSETSNTSVPITPKPRHSLPHPPTFGGNKSQWRGWKLEMEGKIEEDAQAIGSLKAQLRYVYMRLDGAAKTNVTTYYEIQVKEESPNPFKLLDRLELLYGERNRKEKAIQNLYSIRQKDDETFISFYPRFEKEMANADAESWPEHTKISYLRNALSGRIKDRLVGTSGAETSTYARFAQKCVDLSNDMELFGQWTKTTRRYGSRTAENALTYEPPAKSNNATLTAVSPEDMMEWEPTQPTTTQVNAVGLRGKTNMNGYPSRRPEDRELIGKRAKWVNQEEIDARRQERRCLRCGRNNCRIATCPLAAALRPTHVSVKTAKSTVVTKAAVEEEDPEDSEAEQ from the coding sequence ATGAGCTCCCCCGGGGATACTGACATGACGACGAACGATTCGAACCAGCTGTTACAGTCGCTACTACAGAGACTTGAAGACATGAGCACTAGGATGGAGAGGCTGGAAGCACCATCGCACGAGCTACCTCAAACGCCTGGTCACAATACAGACGCCACCACTGATCCAACGCCAACCTCCGAGACTTCGAACACATCTGTGCCTATAACCCCAAAGCCGCGGCACAGCTTACCCCACCCGCCTACGTTTGGTGGAAACAAATCacaatggcgaggatggaagctagagatggagggcaagatcgaagaagacgcgcaAGCTATTGGAAGCCTAAAAGCTCAGCTACGCTACGTCTACATGCGTCTTGATGGGGCAGCGAAAACCAACGTTACAACATACTACGAGATACAAGTTAAAGAAGAATCGCCAAACCCTTTCAAGCTGCTTGACCGCCTTGAACTCCTCTACGGCGAACGAAATCGGAAGGAGAAAGCCATTCAGAACCTCTACTCTATACGCCAGAAGGACGACGAGACGTTTATTTCCTTCTATCCACggtttgagaaagagatggcCAACGCTGACGCAGAAAGCTGGCCTGAGCATACGAAGATATCCTACTTACGCAACGCATTAAGTGGTAGGATAAAGGATAGGCTTGTTGGTACATCAGGAGCAGAAACAAGCACATACGCAAGGTTCGCTCAGAAGTGTGTAGATCTTAGCAACGACATGGAGTTGTTCGGCCAATGGACGAAAACAACCCGCCGTTACGGTAGCCGAACTGCTGAAAATGCACTAACCTATGAACCACCAGCAAAATCAAATAATGCCACGCTCACAGCAGTTTCCCCTGAAGACATGATGGAATGGGAACCTACGCAGCCTACAACTACCCAAGTGAACGCTGTCGGCCTCCGCGGCAAGACCAACATGAATGGATATCCATCTAGGCGTCCCGAAGACCGAGAACTTATTGGAAAACGAGCAAAATGGGTCAACCAAGAGGAAATCGATGCTCGACGCCAGGAACGACGCTGCCTCCGATGCGGCCGCAACAATTGCCGAATAGCTACATGCCCGTTAGCAGCCGCTCTACGACCAACTCACGTTAGCGTCAAGACAGCAAAGAGTACTGTGGTCACCAAGGCAGctgtagaggaggaagatcCAGAAGACTCCGAAGCAGAGCAATAG
- a CDS encoding Dimer-Tnp-hAT domain containing protein, translating to MPAKRTRVNALEIATTSKRPRVAARHRGTASQPVLVDTRPFSPSPPPPPLSPRQALVAAPQAPNFEATLRESRAEETIIPPPEGSEHATVAASGAASEAVDEGFVWVEDKYDGFNWSRYPKHCKPPTSLSNRASWVYSHSYRIALRSNVAKVTWICHYCYKHKFTTVGRGIHDVSQSPSAPARHLGEDKKGHGLKPPSKRTTVAPRKETLLERALQKGCSQAVANELTNFNIQEFRLAAVTWLVENNLPLSQFESSSFRNMIQLASVEAERALWASHNSVSRYVIRLYNYLLPKVVASLSESMSKVHISFDGWTTKGGKRGYLGIVAHYVDSSGELRDLPIALPQLTGAHTGEAMAEVVMAIFKQFEITVGKLGYFVLDNAHNNNTTINTLALQMGFSATERRLRCGPHTLNLIGQMLLWGEEKESYDNEETERVNEAENMATWRGDGPLGVLLAVINYIKTPQQYALFEKYQKLAIRDQPVNAPTEQHKIKEPVKPVVTRWNSYVSCFERAVELQLAVNGYANYHIQKIETEDAYARSRNNKLPAAPDWMRSDGINAHDWQVIAEYIDVLRPLKQATKRLEGRGKSGAFGAIAEVIPVFEYLLGVYEDRLQSYEDVIHDEHTESPEDHLAINLRAALVKAREYYNKLDLSPAYYAATILHPRYKSYLDAAWADKPDWLESSNRKFQHLWAEYKSLPKPRLRPKVRHNDIDDAINSFIEPAGLTENEEDEYEAWKRSEPIASEGVDPIKYWVGLRDRYPALANLLSTCYQSQAQALGDLLEPRRRSISPQLLAAIQCDRRWIRAGFGSGEVPVKEAISDEEMDAKYGVHKWDIS from the exons atgccagcaaaaagaacacgcgttaatgctctagaaatcgcgacaacttcgaagcgccctagagtcgcagcgcgtcatcgcgggactgccagccaacctgtgctagtcgatactcggccattctcaccatctccacctcctccaccgctgtcgccgcgtcaagctctcgtcgccgcgccacaagcaccaaattttgaagcgaccctccgagagtcgcgcgccgaagagacaatcatcccaccacctgagggcagcgagcatgccactgttgcagcttcaggagcagctagcgaggctgtcgacgagggtttcgtatgggtagaggacaaatacgacggctttaattggagtcgctacccaaagcactgcaagccgcccacatcactttcgaaccgagcaagctgggtatacagccatagctatcgcatcgccttgcgcagcaacgtcgcaaaagtcacgtggatctgccactattgctataagcacaagttcactactgttggccgtggcatacatgacgtctcgcagtctccatcagcgccagcacgtcatctcggagaagacaagaaaggtcatggcttgaagcctccaagtaagcgcactaccgtcgctcctcggaaagaaactctcctcgaacgcgcccttcagaagggctgctctcaggctgttgccaacgagcttaccaacttcaatatacaagagtttaggcttgcggccgtcacctggctcgtcgaaaacaacctcccactctcacaattcgaatcatcgtcttttcgcaatatgatacaattagctagcgtagaggcagaacgagccctgtgggcatctcataacagcgtctcacgatacgttatacgcctgtacaactacctgttaccaaaggttgtcgcaagcctttcagaatcaatgagcaaagtccatataagctttgacggatggacgacaaaaggtggcaagcgcggttacttaggtatcgtcgcccactacgttgatagctctggcgagctcagggacttgcctattgcgctcccacaactgacaggtgcccacaccggcgaggccatggctgaggtcgtgatggcaatattcaagcagttcgaaatcactgtgggcaagctcggttacttcgtcctcgacaacgcacataacaacaacaccacgatcaacactctcgccttgcagatgggcttcagcgctaccgagcgtcgccttcgctgcggtcctcatacgcttaatctcattggccagatgctactctggggtgaggagaaagagtcctacgacaacgaggagactgagcgcgtgaacgaagctgagaacatggctacttggcgaggcgatggaccattaggagtgcttctcgcggttatcaactacatcaaaacaccacaacagtacgctctttttgagaagtatcagaagctcgctattagggaccagcctgtcaacgcgccaacagaacagcacaaaatcaaggagcccgtcaagccagttgttactcgctggaactcttacgtttcgtgttttgagcgcgctgttgagttgcaattagcggttaatgggtacgccaactaccatattcagaagattgaaactgaagacgcgtacgcccgaagtcgtaacaacaagctgcctgcagcgccggattggatgaggtctgatgggatcaatgcccatgactggcaggtgattgctgagtatattgatgtgctcaggccactgaaacaagctacaaaacggcttgaaggccgcggcaaaagcggtgcttttggagcaatcgctgaggttattccagtatttgaatacttacttggagtctatgaggaccgcttgcaaagctatgaagacgtcattcacgatgagcatacagagtcacccgaagaccaccttgctatcaacctccgcgctgccctagttaaagcccgcgagtactacaacaagctcgacctctcgccagcttactatgctgctacaatccttcatcctcgctacaaaagctaccttgacgcagcgtgggcggataagcctgattggctagagagcagcaaccgcaagtttcaacatttgtgggcggagtacaaaagcttaccgaagccgcgcttacgccccaaagtcaggcacaatgatatagacgacgctatcaacagctttattgagcctgcagggcttacggagaacgaggaggatgaatatgaggcttggaaacgcagcgaaccgatcgctagcgagggcgtcgaccctataaaatactgggtaggactccgcgatcgctacccagccttagcaaatttgctatcgacatgctatcaatcccaggctcaagct ctgggtgacctcctcgagccccgtcggcgcagcatttctccgcaacttctagcagcaatacagtgcgatcgacgatggataagagctggatttggcagtggtgaggtgcctgtaaaggaggctatcagcgatgaggagatggacgcgaaatacggtgtacataagtgggatattagctga
- a CDS encoding metal-dependent hydrolase related to alanyl-tRNA synthetase HxxxH domain protein — translation MISDALTQHTDPLYQRDGQLSAHKTSISSIQLLSYLPPEIQCLFKPLLERESYILTTVSTIFHPQGGGQPSDTGIIILADQADMQFRVQQVRKIGPTILHMGIFDPIEKIFERYSEVEQRIDVEKRVIHSRIHTGGHVVGLAVNQLIASGSLPLNLVDGKASHYPGASFVEFTGLIPAEAKAAIQAKVDELIVQDLDVKIHIWSEEKARSSCTRTNDLLRSDEKGVRVVEIGGAGSYPCGGTHVLRLSAQSATIN, via the coding sequence ATGATCTCGGACGCTCTAACACAGCATACTGATCCACTCTACCAAAGGGATGGTCAACTTTCCGCTCACAAAACGAGCATATCTTCCATCCAGCTACTCTCCTATCTCCCGCCGGAAATACAATGTTTATTCAAGCCATTGTTAGAAAGGGAATCTTACATTTTAACCACTGTTTCCACGATATTCCACCCCCAGGGCGGCGGCCAACCCTCTGATACGGGTATCATTATCCTGGCAGACCAGGCAGACATGCAATTCCGCGTGCAGCAAGTGCGCAAGATTGGTCCCACGATCCTGCACATGGGGATCTTTGACCCTATTGAGAAGATCTTTGAGAGATATAGCGAAGTGGAACAGAGGATTGATGTTGAGAAAAGGGTGATACATTCGCGAATCCACACAGGCGGCCATGTTGTCGGGCTTGCAGTCAACCAACTGATCGCCTCCGGAAGCCTTCCCCTGAATCTCGTCGATGGTAAAGCCTCACATTACCCAGGGGCTTCGTTCGTCGAGTTCACTGGCTTGATTCCTGCTGAAGCTAAAGCCGCGATTCAAGCAAAAGTAGACGAATTAATCGTCCAGGATTTGGATGTTAAGATCCATATTTGGAGCGAAGAGAAGGCGCGAAGCAGTTGTACAAGGACGAATGATCTGCTTAGAAGCGATGAGAAAGGTGTTCGGGTTGTAGAAATCGGGGGTGCGGGTAGCTATCCTTGTGGGGGGACTCATGTCTTGAGGTTGAGtgcacagtccgcaacaatcaattaa